ACATTAGACACAGTAGTGAacatgggaagcagagaggagaacAGACTCGCATGAGTATTGTAGGTctctcaagtcatcaggcttaactgcagctaccttcactcactaagGAAATCCTCTGGACTAATTTGTGTTTCTGATAAAGTGTTAAGAACAAGTATTTGTTCCtcagaataaaataagataaCCCATAAAAATGGATGGcagtatttatcattttaatttgaaAGTATGTTTTATTATTCAAGTTTTTCTATGTTCTTCTATATTTGGGTGACAATTTGTATACAATCTAAAAAGAAGACGGTATTTTAAGGATGACATGTTTCTACTAATCTTACATAAGcaccagtgagatgactcagtagaaAAAGATACACTTGTAGTGGAAACCCTCACTGCATGTATTAGGTTCATGTGTTTCTCTCCTGGGGGAATTCTTTTATGCCTTTGAAGAAGACCGTAAGATGGAGAGGTATTATCCTATTGTTTACATcttaaggtttctctccagtataagTTCTTTGATGCATTTGAAGACTACACTGATGTGCCAAAGCTTTACTGTATCGATTACATTCGTAGGATTTCTCTCGTATGACATGTTCTGTGATTATGAAAAGTACTCCAATATGCAGTATTTACCACACTGAGtacattcacacagtttctctccagtgtgacttCTTTTGTGTATTTGAAGATAACTGTGACTTGTAAAGtattttccacattgattacactcaGAAGTTCTTTCCAGTGTGGTTTGTTTCATATATTTGAAGATGGCGGGAAAGATGTAAACACTTTaacacactgattacattcattaGGTTTCTCAATAGTGTGATGTTTTCCATGATTTCGAAGACTACTACGACTTGcgaaggctttaccacattgattacattcataaggtttctctccccTATGACTTCTTTCGTGTTTCTGAAGAAGACTGCGacgtgcaaaggctttaccacattgattacatacataaggtttctctccagtgtgagttcTTTCATGCATTTGAAGACTACTGCGACAAACAAaggctttactacattgattgcactcataaggtttctctccagtatgacttctttcatgtatttgaagaAGACTCTGacgtgcaaaggctttaccacattgattacatacataaggtttctctccagtgtgagttctttcatgtatttgaagaCTACTGCGAAGTAGAAAAGCTTTTCCACATCGATTAcactcataaggtttctctccagcatGAATTCTTTCATGTATATGAAGGTGACTGCGacgtgcaaaggctttaccacactgactACATACATATGGTTTCTCTCCCGTATGACATCTTTCATGTATATAAAGATTACTGCaatatgcaaaggctttaccacatagaGTACATTCATACGGTTTCTCAAGAGTATGACGTTCCTCATGATTTCGAAGACTACTACgacttgcaaaggctttaccacattgattacatccatagggtttctctccagtatgaattatTTCATGTCGGTGAAGATCACTGTTATAtgcaaaagctttaccacattgattacactcataaggtttctctccagtatgcactcttttatgtatttgaagatgaCTGCGACCTATAAAGGCTTTACcgcattgattgcattcataaggtttctctccagtgtgctttcttttatgaatttgaagATGACTGCGAGTTGAAAAGGCTTTCCCACAATCATcacaatcataaggtttctctcctgtatgagttcttttatgtatttgaagatgaCTGCGACATGCAAATGCTTTCCCACATTCATTGCaatcatagggtttctctcctgtatgactTCTTTTGTGTATTTGAAGATTGCTGCTacgtgcaaaggctttaccacattcactgCAATCatagggtttttctccagtatgagtTCTCTTGTGTATTTGAAGATGACTGCGAGttgaaaatgctttaccacattcattacactcatagggcttctctcctgtatgagttctttcatgtatttgaagaGAACTGCGACTTACAAAGGCTTTACTGCATTGACTACACTCATAGGGTTTTTCTCTAGTAtggtttttttcatgttttcGAAGACTACGAAAATTTGCAAAGGCTTTACtgcactgattacattcatatagCTTCTCT
Above is a window of Arvicanthis niloticus isolate mArvNil1 chromosome 22, mArvNil1.pat.X, whole genome shotgun sequence DNA encoding:
- the LOC143435763 gene encoding LOW QUALITY PROTEIN: uncharacterized protein LOC143435763 (The sequence of the model RefSeq protein was modified relative to this genomic sequence to represent the inferred CDS: inserted 2 bases in 1 codon; deleted 1 base in 1 codon); this encodes MLETYWNLTAIGYKLEDHNVEEYCQSYRRHRRYNICHCGYKPCEHREFEKNHYIFACNNFLQIYDKIQTEEKLYECNQCSKAFANFRSLRKHEKNHTREKPYECSQCSKAFVSRSSLQIHERTHTGEKPYECNECGKAFSTRSHLQIHKRTHTGEKPYDCSECGKAFARSSNLQIHKRSHTGEKPYDCNECGKAFACRSHLQIHKRTHTGEKPYDCDDCGKAFSTRSHLQIHKRKHTGEKPYECNQCGKAFIGRSHLQIHKRVHTGEKPYECNQCGKAFAYNSDLHRHEIIHTGEKPYGCNQCGKAFASRSSLRNHEERHTLEKPYECTLCGKAFAYCSNLYIHERCHTGEKPYVCSQCGKAFARRSHLHIHERIHAGEKPYECNRCGKAFLLRSSLQIHERTHTGEKPYVCNQCGKAFARQSLLQIHERSHTGEKPYECNQCSKAFVCRSSLQMHERTHTGEKPYVCNQCGKAFARRSLLQKHERSHRGEKPYECNQCGKAFASRSSLRNHGKHHTIEKPNECNQCVKVFTLSRHLQIYETNHTGXRTSECNQCGKYFTSHSYLQIHKRSHTGEKLCECTQCGKYCILEYFS